CCAATTTTCACAGAAGAATTGAGAAATAAGACAATTGAAACCTTGGCTGCTAACAAGGTTACGTACCAATATGACTTATTCCTGGGTGTATCTCACGGTTTCGCCGTCAAGGGAGATCTTAGTATTCCGCAAGTTAAATATGCTAATGAGAAGGTTCTTATCGACCAGGTATACTTCTTCTCTCAATTCTAGAGGGCTTATATAGAAACAACTCATATAGATggaatgaaatatataaagtAAGAGACATACATACATAGGAATCGTGCGAGGCCCAATAATTCTGAGTCTCATATGAACAGCATATTAATACGTCTATAATTTAGATCTATTTACGCCAATACAGTCTACAACTTCTTCCAAACGATGTCATTTGGTGTATCATACGAGGAATATACTcaaatctttaattttgaatccAACCCAGTTGTTGCAAGCAGTTTGAGTAAATATTCTACTCTTTTTGCTGTGATTTTAGTTATAATCGGTACgtaatttaaaattaaatgcAAAAATTTACAAGGATTGTAATTGTATACTAATATCATTTTAGCCTTCTTTTCATTGGCATTAGCTTTATTAGTGGATAAGAAATCACAATCGCctttcaattatttctttcatGCAATTTTAGCCTCTTTATCAATTGGGTTAGGCTCCGTGTATGTTGCCAACAGTTTTGGCGTATACGTCTGAAAGAAGAGGATTTCGAATAGTTGAAAATAAGCATGAACCGTGCTCGATTGAATCGagatcaattgaatagaGTTGGTTGAATGGATGAACTAGAGCAATACTAGCTGGAAAGAGCATATAAAAGAAGTTTTGCaataattgatgaagatagaAAAAATACGGTGTATATTAGTTAGTTGTCGCCTTTGAACAATAcatgatataaatattgaGATTTGATTAAGTAGAAGATAAAGATCAGTGCTTGTATTCGAAGTGTCCGTATTCTACACATCTAAATGCAAGCGTATCTTCGTATTTTATAATGACTATGAATTGAATCTATAGATACATTAAATATGTAGCCAAATGTCTTGTAATAGTGCTGTTGGGCATTAGAGGttcaattaattataaaaatgtaTTCACCGAAACTCGCTCTATGTGCTGAAAAAACAATGAGCTGTTCTACTTTCataaatcagaaaattCAAGGTATAAGCGGTTAAAGTGCTAGACAATAGAATAATGTATTTATGGAAATACTGCTTGATATTGGTTCATGTGATAGTAGCTATAGCTGCAAGAGCCCAGGGGGATTTATACAAATCAGATGACAATATATATGAGTTATCACCATCGAATTTTGACAAGGTTATTCAGAAGACAAATTATACATCTCTAGTCAAATTTTACGCTCCTTGGTGTGGATATTGTAAACAATTAGAACCTGCTTATCATAAATTGGCCAAGTTAATACATAATGATGGTCAGTATGCTATAAATGTTGCTAGTGTTAATTGcgatgaagataaaaataagGAACTTTGTGccaaatataaaatcaGTGGCTTTCCTACATTGATGGTATTTAGACCACCAAAGTATgattcaaagaagaagaataaagtATACAGCCATGCAGTTGAGCCATACAAAGGGGAAAGATCGTTGAAATCAATGTATGCATTCGTAACGTCTAGAATCAAGAATTATGTCAAAAAATTTGCAAACTTACAATCAGACGGATTAAAGGACTGGTTAATGGAGAATAAAGAGAACAACAAGGTTTTACTCTTAACAGAATCAAAACAGATTAGTCCCTTATACAAATCCTTAGccattgatttcattaatacATTGAAATTCGGAATGGTTAACATAAAATCACTTAAGGatgtaaataatattaaaattgaaataaatgataagAAAATTGCCTTACCCATCGGTCAAGATGATAAGTTACCAATTTTGCTCAATTTTGACGAGAAAACTCAGGAATTTTCCAGGTTCGAATCTGAAAAGCTTACTGATAAAGTGAAATTAAGTGAATGGCTTATAGAATCTAATAATGTTCAACCTTTAGAGGGCCCATTATCGAAGAAAGACAAAAAGTATTATTCCAATTATAGAAAAGGTATTAAGGGCAAGAAAGTAGTTCatgatgaattataatatttctttatataTCTAAATAGTCTAAAATCTATGCCTTTCCCAAACCATCCATCATGTCCATAAGTGAATCTAAATCATCTTCAGGTTTCGAAATTTCCTGTTTATTTTCCATTATATGAACTATCCAGTTAGTCGTTTGATCCACCATCAACTTCGAGTTAGGTACAAAATGGCCTCCCGGATGCTTTAGAATATCGGAATTGTCTTTGGTTATTTCATACAACGAAAGAACCCGGTCTTCATGCACGACAGTGTCCAATTCTCCATAAATATGAAGTACCTTAAATTGATCAGACTCTCCATTATCGGCTGGATAATAATCTTTGTATTTTGCATTACCAGACTTTTCTGATGTATCAATTTTAAAACCTGAGTATAGAATCACGAACTTCAAAGAATCAACACCAAATAAATCCTTAAATTTATGACTTAATAAACCAGCCAAAGCAGCACCTTGCGAAAACCCAATTATACCAACTATAGGGAGccttctttcttcatcggATTCAGTTTCTTGCACCAAATCGTTATCTGGGATAATTTCACCTTTATCTATATAGTTTTTAATCTCGGCAAGTGGTTCGGATAGATCGATGCCATCGTTTGTATTGTGAGGTTTTATCCACCACGACCTATAATTTGTCTCTTCATCGTCTGATATGACCGTATTAAACTTAGAGAGTGAATCTGTTGATGGCAAATCAGCTGGGGTTAACTTTGTTGGCCCATTCAAGTAGACagatttataatttaacTTTAAAAGTTTCTTCCTCAAAGCAGACGTTTTGGCGTAAAAGACCGAGGAAGATTGAGTATATCCATGTAGAAACAAGATTTTACCCTTGAACTTTATTTCGTTTTTAGGAGgcatttattaaaaaaagGTTTTAAAATACTAGCCTTATCGTGTATTCTTCAGCTTTTTTAACTTTTCTGGCATCGAATTTTTTCGATAACGAAGATCTACAaactaaaaaaaaatcgTGAATTTGACATTTTTTGGTTACTATAAAGCTTTATTTAAGTCTAAAATATCTCTTATAATTTTAATCTTCGAGGAGTCAGTGTTATCGCCCTTACcataatattcaaagaaatcaGGCTTggatataattttttcgTAATCTGCATCAAGCTCTATGAAATGAATCACATTACCAAGGTGTAGTTTATGAGCAGCCTTCACATTAAGCTCACTATCATCCACAAAGTATTGATAGGACATTGTATTCTGATCATTATAATCTACCTGTGTTAGGTTAAAGCACttataaaaataatcattCATTGGCTTACAGAGGATTGGATACGATGCATAATCACAGAATGTTAAACCATCGAAGATATCGCCCAATCCAAGAAAGGAAATGACCCGTAAGGCATGGTTCTTGTAGGCATTAGTCACCAACCAAAAgtaatcaaaatcattagtTTCTTTAATATGCTGCAACAGTTCCCtcaatttcttattatattttaataccGACTTCAAATCTAAAGAGTCATCGACGACTGCATTATATTCCATTGCATCTACTTCATGATTCCGAACTAACCCTTCAATAGCCAAGCCATACGTCTTATAGTAGTTCAGATGTAAATTATGAGCATCTTCGTCATttaattgtaaattatctttgaaatatttatgtATTTTGACCTGCATCATATCATGAATTCTAGTTGATCTATTATACAAACAGTTATCAATATCGAAATAGAAAATCTTCTTATTCTTAGCTAGTGGGGGAAGAGGGCCAAATCCATACGGTAATGTAACCATACTTCCCGGATGTTCGTTTTCTTCGATTTCTGGGTTCTTGAAGATATACGGTTTGGTTTCTTCTGTTAATGTCATTGATGTCTTGTCTTTAGATGTAAAGTAACTTCTATactgataataatagttaTGTCTTATTTGCTGTAGGTTTAAATTTACGGGGGAATAGTATTTGCCAGAGATCCAACGTACCGCGTGGTTCATAATATTCAACTTTCGAGTCACCATTACGCAATgctattaaattatattaaaattatgCTATATACTTACTTATTGGAGAGGTTTGTCGTCGTAGAATGTATCCTTGTGGATTAACATCATATCTTTGTCACACTTAGTAGCGAGATAGTGCAACAAATGGTAATATTCAGTGATTATATGTATGACATCATCTTTATAAGGTGACGATTGGCTTATCAGCGAAATATTGGATAATTCACCTAATTGCCTATGGACATTGCcttttaatttattaatggtAATAGCGAATTGCCTGagattcaaataattagACAGCTTTATTCTTTCGAAATCCTGTTTGTTTTGCACAGTATTCAGATTTGAATGGAAGGTTTTAAAAACAACAAAGTTGAATAACAACAGCttgtaataatttttatatatcaagttgatttgttcaatttcatttgaatcaaGACATTCGGTTATGTTCAAGGCATTCAGCTTATTTAGGATTGATATAACAAATTTGAACGAGGGAGTGAAATTGCAGGTTCCAAAGTTTAATTCCTCTAATGTAGGCTCTCGATTGTATAAATCACAAAGAGTATAGTCAGAATCGGCCATGAAAGTTAAGCTCAAGCTAGTGACAAGTCTCATACAAAAGGGTTCCGAATTGAAACGTGTTGATAAATTTAGTAGCCTTAAAATGTTGTAGTGCAACTCATAGTCAATTTTCCTAAATTTTGGCTTATCTGTTTTACGATCTTCTCGGTCTTTATAAAGACACGTATGTAATTCACTCTTTATggtttcattaatttctgATAATATAAGATCGTGAACTACgtatatttcttctggGGTGGTTTTATCTTGTTGTTGCTTCATAAGCTCACCCCGCCTCCAATTaacaatattgataaatacagGAGTCACGAAGTTGGTTATTAACTCATCGACATTACCATCATTTAGATTAAAATCACATAGCGATAGTATAAATGTCTTCAACATCGTCTTGTAGAGTATCTCTTGTGTTGCCGCATGGACATTCTTTGCAGCGAAAAGAGTgtaatgaaaaataattgataGTCTCACAGTAGTAAGTCTATATTGAGTGTTATAATGGACTAGCTTAAGCGGCATTTGGAGATCTGAGTTAGGCATGATATACTTTATCTCACCTCCGATGGTTTTGACGTAATTCACAAATTCCTTTTCCGTAATACTGTCTGAACTAATAATGCTTGATTTATAAAGAAATTCCATAAATCTGCTAAAAAGAACCAAGCAATTCAAGTCTTGAACATTTGCTAATACGTAATTAACGAGTTGGGTAAAGAATGAACTGATATTCAGATACAAATTTTCATAGTTACCAGGTTGTAGCTCGTTGCAGAGGGTGCTGATGCTAACGGGAAATGGCAACTTCgtattcaaatcaatttgaaaaggaggatttgaatataaGTAGAAATGCCGTTGAGTAAGGTTATCAGTTTTAGAACCTTTCAAATCACTTTGAAGCAAACGttcaacaaattgattatCTCTGTCATCACTCAAACTAAAGTTTTGCCCAATCACCCCATTATCATTTAGCTcgtcaataatttcttgttttctttgttgcAATAGTTTGTATTCCTGTTGCATATGAATCTCATCTTCAATCAACTCTGCTCGTATTTTGGCATTCTTTATGGCCAATTCTTCGTTCTTCTTAGCATCAGTAAGAAAAATAGTTGGCAATTctatatcaaattcatcttttGGTTCCTGAGAAAATATATGGCTACCCTGATGGGTTTTATTGGATGTTGCTTGAGATGGGTCTTCCGTATCAACGGTGTGGGCTTTtgatttgtattttttAGTATTTGGGATATCCTGGTTTCCTATTATATCAAGTATCGAGAATTCCTCACTATCACTATCCTTATCACTAATTGATGAAGACATTACTTAATGGACTGTCATCAGTGCTTTACAAGcataatcaattattttgaGTCGTTCCTACGATGCGATCGACCCAATTATTTTCCATTGATTACCAATATCTCCATACTACAAGTTAAAACGGGGTCATAGCGTAGTTATACACCCATATATACAATTGGATATTATTGCCGTAGATATATTCGTTCTATTTACTTCGGAAGTTATATAGTACTAATATAATCGGCATTTTTGCACGGCCATAAAGGTGAACGGCTGCCTCACTTTTTTCGAATATCCtcaagatatattttatatattatgtaGATTAATTGTTCAAGATATTTAGTTACACCAAGTAGATATTGACCATGTCATACGAAAAATTACCATTAGAACCATTGTTCAAGaagattgatgaattgaagcCACAATTCATCGAAAGATTAAGAAAGGCAATTGAAATTCCATCAGTTTCTAGTGATGAAGGCTTAAGACCAAAGGTTGTCGATATGGCAAACTTTTTAAAGACCGAATTAACCACTTTAGGATTCCATGATATTCAAATGAAGGATTTGGGTATTCAACCTCCACCCGTGGCCGATCCAAACTTAAAGTTACCTCCAATTGTTTTAGGTAGATTTGGTAATGATGCATCCAAGAAGACGGTGTTGGTTTACGGCCATTATGATGTTCAACCAGCATCCAAAGAAGACGGGTGGGCCACCGAACCTTTTGAGATGTACCACGATGAAGCTAAAGACATCTTGTTTGGTAGAGGTACCACTGATGATAAGGGTCCAGTTATCGGATGGTTGAACGTGATTGAAGCACATAACGAATTGAAATGGGAATTGCCAGTTAATTTAGTCGTTTGTTTCGAAGGTATGGAAGAAAGTGGTTCTTTAGgtttagaagaattaattgcaAAGGAAGCCAAGCAATATTTCTCCAAGGTTGATACAGTCTGCATCTCCGATAACTACTGGTTAGGTACTACCAAACCAGTATTAACTTATGGGTTAAGAGGATGTAACTActatcaaataattgttaACGGGCCTGGTGCTGATTTACATAGTGGTATTTTTGGTGGAATTGTTGCCGAGCCAATGACCGATTTAATCAAGGTTATGTCTCAATTGGTCGACTCAAACGGAAAGATCTTGATTCCAGGCATAGATGACATGATTGCTCCTTTAACCGACAAAGAAGACGCATTATACGATGATATCGATTTTTCAGTAGAAGAATTGAACGCCGCTTCGGGTTCTAAGACTTCTTTACACGGCAACAAGAAGGACATCTTGAAGCACAGATGGAGATATCCATCCTTATCGTTACACGGTATCGAGGGTGCCTTCTCGGGCGGCGGTGCTAAAACCGTGATCCCAGCTAAGGTTGTTGGTAAGTTTTCCATCAGAACTGTGCCTGATATCGAGTCCGCAAAGTTGGATCAACTAGTTTTCGACCACGTCAACAAGTTAGCTGCTCAATTAAACTCTCCAAACACTTTGAAGGTCGAATTAATCCACGATGGTAACTACTGGGTTTCAAACCCTTTCAACGAAGCCTTCACCGCTGCTGCCAAGGCTACCGAAGACGTATGGAACATCAAGCCCGATTTCACCAGAGAAGGTGGTTCTATTCCAATTACTATCACCTTTGAAAAGGAATTAGGAACTGACGTTTTATTGTTACCTATGGGCAGAGGTGATGATGGTGCTCATTCAATTAACGAAAAATTGAACCTCGGTAACTACATAAATGGCTGTAAGACATTGGGTGGCTACTTGCATTACTTCGGTAAGTCTTAGGTAGTCTTTAGCGtctatatttatgattAATATACTTAGTTGTTATAGTATTTGCATCTGGTAGTATACTATATATGGGATTACCCGCACATGGAATCTGCCTGTATTTTGTgtgatgaaaaatttgtaatatttttttggCATTAATTACTGAAGTAGAATAAGTATAGCTTGTAAAATacttattatattatagCATTTATAGATTTGTTAATTAAAGTGtgttattatcattaagtTTGTGGTCCAAAATTGAAccttatatttaattttttagaGTAACAATTATTCATTGCATCATAcatcataaataaaaatgtcaGAGAACTTGAAAAGGGCCGAATCATTGTTTAATAGAATCATGAACCAAAATGGAATGAGCGGAAGAACAGATAGTAATAGCTCGTCGAGTAAGAACGTTGCAAACCCGAACTATAACCAGAGCAATAATACCAgtcataataatagtaatgGTCATAATGCCAGTGGCCAGAATAATCATTCACAATCACAGAATAATCACCATAGTCATAGTCATCATAAAAcatacaaatataataaagcaTCTAATTATAACAACAATTTTAATGGGCAATTCAACCAGCCTGCCAATATCGATTTGCCGAAAAGAGACCCATTGAAGTTATCGCAAGAGACCTTAGATGACATCCCAGAGAATCATCATGTTTTGCCGTACTGTTGGACCATATGGCATCATTCGAGATCAAGACCGAAACAAAAGGAGttaatcaatatcaatcCTGAACCTGTGAGCGAGGATGCTAATAGCGAGGACAGTGGACAACAAGCAGCGGCCGCTGTCGATTCGTACTTACAGACAACGAACGAAATCGAATTTTCAGCTGTCCATGATCAGAAAGCATCTACCAAGAATATTGGATCTTTAGAACAATTATGGTTGAGCATGTCTTCGCTCAAAAAGACCTACGAATTAGCCATTGGTACTGAATTGTTAATTTTTAAGAGTGGGATCAATCCAGTGTGGGAGGATCCTATGAATACCAAAGGGGGTAGATGGGTGTTCAGGTTTAATCGCCGCTCCAACACCGGTAGTAATGCGTCTAACATAAATGACAATGATACGGTTCTGAAAGTTAGACAGAGAACGAGCTTGATTTGGGAAAGATTGTTGATCAAAACTATTACAGGATCGATCATTCCAGAGGGTAACTATTCCGAGGAGATCCAGGAATTACTTTTGAATGACATCTGCGGTTTGGTTTTAAGTGTTAgaaaagatgaagatatcaTCAGTATTTGGAACTGCAACTTGaacttcaataaaaagAGAGTCAACCCggaagaaaaagatgaagacaGGAAGAACcaaacaaagaaattgacCTCGTTCCAGGCCAGAAGAATAATTTGTGATTCTATTTTAAGAGTTATCAGAGAATGCGACTTGATTTCCCAAGGTTCCGATTGTATCAGCACCTTAGACTCTGGTTCGAACGAGAGGGTTTTTGGAGTTTCTTTTGAATACAGACTTCATTCCGATAACAACAATCCTtctattataaataatggTGGCGAAGGTAAGTATAACCGTCGTTTTACCAAGCCGTACCATAGCCATAACCATCATAATCAAAATCACTCTAAGAATGATTCAGATAACtgaaatcattatctgCCACctgtatatataaaaatatacaCTGACCTGTATTCGTATTGTAAACTCGACATCCTTTTGCATACTTCTATATCTTGATTCTGATCGGTATTATCCGAACCAGATGATTCTTGTGACAAGAATATTCGATGATGAgaattttgtgtaattaTGAacatcaaaaaattatcatcagATATAAATTAACTAATACAAAAAGACagaaaaaattgcaagTATCGGAGTAGCAGAAGTTTTTCTACGTATCGATAGTTGGAAAAAATACTAATAGAATATTGACAGATCCTTATTTTTATACGTATATTTCCGATTGTTGTGATTTTTTTCAGGTAAAAGAATTAGCCAGATTAGTCACCAGCAGGAACCCATACAGTCATAAATAAGCAATAGTGGACTGAAATTAAAAGGAAGCATgtcaagaattgaaagtgAGTTAGATACTGCCccatcaatatttgaactATTTAATTCAGCAAAAAAATTGCTTTCTTTGCAGACCAGAGTCGAGAATAGACAGTTACGAAAGGATTGTTATAACGTCCAGAAGAACCAAGTAATGGCCGACTACAACGACCTTAACAACAACGACAACAAGTTTCTCGACTTGTTGTCACCGCTTTCGATAGATGACTTGAAAAGCAGCCCTCAATATGGACAAAGACATGGCCGAACAAATGAAACCCGAAACGGTAGTATTTCTGGACATGAAAGTAGAAGAGGAAATAGCAATATGCAGATTGACATTACGCCATCTAGTATTAATGATTCGCCCTATAGCGGAATTACAGATGTGAAGGCTACACCGTGGACCAACAATAAGGGTCCTACTGTTATTAAAAAAGAGCCAACTACCACAGTTTCTAATATCCAAATATCATCTTCGACCTTACCACTGGATCCTCAGCCAGTAAATACCATCAAACCTATGAATAAAATACCGATGGCAAAGCCATTACCCAAATCAAACCTTACATCGTCATTATCACAGCAACgacaagaagaaaagctGACGGCTGTAAAACCAGCCGAAGCTAGTGCTACTAATGATGAAACAAAGCAAACTGAATGTTTTAATTGTCATGCCTTGAAGACTCCATTATGGAGGAAAGATCCGCAAGGCAAGACCTTGTGTAATGCGTGTGGGTTATTTCTCAAGTTGCATGGTACGACAAGACCATTAAGTTTAAAGACGGATGttatcaagaaaagaagttCTAGGAGGTCGCCAGCTACAAATAAAGCTGcgaatttgaattccaCCTATTCAAGTAGCTTGTCGA
This is a stretch of genomic DNA from Debaryomyces hansenii CBS767 chromosome G complete sequence. It encodes these proteins:
- a CDS encoding DEHA2G19866p (similar to CA3016|IPF10027 Candida albicans IPF10027) codes for the protein MSENLKRAESLFNRIMNQNGMSGRTDSNSSSSKNVANPNYNQSNNTSHNNSNGHNASGQNNHSQSQNNHHSHSHHKTYKYNKASNYNNNFNGQFNQPANIDLPKRDPLKLSQETLDDIPENHHVLPYCWTIWHHSRSRPKQKELININPEPVSEDANSEDSGQQAAAAVDSYLQTTNEIEFSAVHDQKASTKNIGSLEQLWLSMSSLKKTYELAIGTELLIFKSGINPVWEDPMNTKGGRWVFRFNRRSNTGSNASNINDNDTVSKVRQRTSLIWERLLIKTITGSIIPEGNYSEEIQELLLNDICGLVLSVRKDEDIISIWNCNLNFNKKRVNPEEKDEDRKNQTKKLTSFQARRIICDSILRVIRECDLISQGSDCISTLDSGSNERVFGVSFEYRLHSDNNNPSIINNGGEGKYNRRFTKPYHSHNHHNQNHSKNDSDN
- a CDS encoding DEHA2G19756p (similar to uniprot|Q12404 Saccharomyces cerevisiae YOR288C MPD1 Member of the protein disulfide isomerase (PDI) family): MYLWKYCLILVHVIVAIAARAQGDLYKSDDNIYELSPSNFDKVIQKTNYTSLVKFYAPWCGYCKQLEPAYHKLAKLIHNDGQYAINVASVNCDEDKNKELCAKYKISGFPTLMVFRPPKYDSKKKNKVYSHAVEPYKGERSLKSMYAFVTSRIKNYVKKFANLQSDGLKDWLMENKENNKVLLLTESKQISPLYKSLAIDFINTLKFGMVNIKSLKDVNNIKIEINDKKIALPIGQDDKLPILLNFDEKTQEFSRFESEKLTDKVKLSEWLIESNNVQPLEGPLSKKDKKYYSNYRKGIKGKKVVHDEL
- a CDS encoding DEHA2G19822p (no similarity), producing MSSSISDKDSDSEEFSILDIIGNQDIPNTKKYKSKAHTVDTEDPSQATSNKTHQGSHIFSQEPKDEFDIELPTIFLTDAKKNEELAIKNAKIRAELIEDEIHMQQEYKLLQQRKQEIIDELNDNGVIGQNFSLSDDRDNQFVERLLQSDLKGSKTDNLTQRHFYLYSNPPFQIDLNTKLPFPVSISTLCNELQPGNYENLYSNISSFFTQLVNYVLANVQDLNCLVLFSRFMEFLYKSSIISSDSITEKEFVNYVKTIGGEIKYIMPNSDLQMPLKLVHYNTQYRLTTVRLSIIFHYTLFAAKNVHAATQEILYKTMLKTFILSLCDFNLNDGNVDELITNFVTPVFINIVNWRRGELMKQQQDKTTPEEIYVVHDLILSEINETIKSELHTCLYKDREDRKTDKPKFRKIDYELHYNILRLLNLSTRFNSEPFCMRLVTSLSLTFMADSDYTLCDLYNREPTLEELNFGTCNFTPSFKFVISILNKSNALNITECLDSNEIEQINLIYKNYYKSLLFNFVVFKTFHSNSNTVQNKQDFERIKSSNYLNLRQFAITINKLKGNVHRQLGELSNISSISQSSPYKDDVIHIITEYYHLLHYLATKCDKDMMLIHKDTFYDDKPLQ
- a CDS encoding DEHA2G19734p (no similarity) produces the protein MSFGVSYEEYTQIFNFESNPVVASSLSKYSTLFAVILVIIGT
- a CDS encoding DEHA2G19778p (weakly similar to uniprot|Q99369 Saccharomyces cerevisiae YOR280C FSH3 Serine hydrolase that localizes to both the nucleus and cytoplasm) — encoded protein: MPPKNEIKFKGKILFLHGYTQSSSVFYAKTSALRKKLLKLNYKSVYLNGPTKLTPADLPSTDSLSKFNTVISDDEETNYRSWWIKPHNTNDGIDLSEPLAEIKNYIDKGEIIPDNDLVQETESDEERRLPIVGIIGFSQGAALAGLLSHKFKDLFGVDSLKFVILYSGFKIDTSEKSGNAKYKDYYPADNGESDQFKVLHIYGELDTVVHEDRVLSLYEITKDNSDILKHPGGHFVPNSKLMVDQTTNWIVHIMENKQEISKPEDDLDSLMDMMDGLGKA
- a CDS encoding DEHA2G19844p (similar to uniprot|P43616 Saccharomyces cerevisiae YFR044C Hypothetical ORF), whose translation is MSYEKLPLEPLFKKIDELKPQFIERLRKAIEIPSVSSDEGLRPKVVDMANFLKTELTTLGFHDIQMKDLGIQPPPVADPNLKLPPIVLGRFGNDASKKTVLVYGHYDVQPASKEDGWATEPFEMYHDEAKDILFGRGTTDDKGPVIGWLNVIEAHNELKWELPVNLVVCFEGMEESGSLGLEELIAKEAKQYFSKVDTVCISDNYWLGTTKPVLTYGLRGCNYYQIIVNGPGADLHSGIFGGIVAEPMTDLIKVMSQLVDSNGKILIPGIDDMIAPLTDKEDALYDDIDFSVEELNAASGSKTSLHGNKKDILKHRWRYPSLSLHGIEGAFSGGGAKTVIPAKVVGKFSIRTVPDIESAKLDQLVFDHVNKLAAQLNSPNTLKVELIHDGNYWVSNPFNEAFTAAAKATEDVWNIKPDFTREGGSIPITITFEKELGTDVLLLPMGRGDDGAHSINEKLNLGNYINGCKTLGGYLHYFGKS
- a CDS encoding DEHA2G19800p (similar to uniprot|P53078 Saccharomyces cerevisiae YGL224C SDT1 Pyrimidine nucleotidase); amino-acid sequence: MTLTEETKPYIFKNPEIEENEHPGSMVTLPYGFGPLPPLAKNKKIFYFDIDNCLYNRSTRIHDMMQVKIHKYFKDNLQLNDEDAHNLHSNYYKTYGLAIEGLVRNHEVDAMEYNAVVDDSLDLKSVLKYNKKLRESLQHIKETNDFDYFWLVTNAYKNHALRVISFLGLGDIFDGLTFCDYASYPILCKPMNDYFYKCFNLTQVDYNDQNTMSYQYFVDDSELNVKAAHKLHLGNVIHFIELDADYEKIISKPDFFEYYGKGDNTDSSKIKIIRDILDLNKAL